A single genomic interval of Procambarus clarkii isolate CNS0578487 chromosome 61, FALCON_Pclarkii_2.0, whole genome shotgun sequence harbors:
- the LOC138354109 gene encoding uncharacterized protein, protein MDDYHDNVTIQPGNVPLDSFRVNVTTQPGNVPLDDYHVNVTTQPENVLLYDYHAIVITRPGNVPMDVYNVNVTTQPGNVTLHDYHVNVTKQPKNVPLDDHNVKETTQLGNVPLDDYNVKETTQLGNVSLDYYPVNVTTQLGSVPLDDYHVKVITQR, encoded by the coding sequence ATGGATGATTACCATGATAATGTGACCATACAGCCAGGAAATGTTCCACTGGATAGCTTccgtgttaatgtgaccacacagccaggaaatgttccactggatgactaccatgttaatgtgaccacacagccagagaATGTTCTTCTGTATGactatcatgctattgtgatcacACGGCCTGGGAATGTTCCAATGGATGTCTACAATGTTAATGTGACTACACAGCCTGGGAATGTTACACTtcatgactaccatgttaatgtgaccaaacAGCCaaagaatgttccactggatgaccacaATGTTAAAGAGACCACACAGCTAggaaatgttccactggatgactacaaTGTTAAAGAGACCACACAGCTAGGAAATGTTTCACTGGATTACTAccctgttaatgtgaccacacagctagGGTCTGtgccactggatgactaccatgttaaagTGATCACACAGAGATAG